GCCGCCACCGTCCGGTTGCGGCCGCGAGCTGACCAGCGCAATCCAGAGAACAACGAAACAGGCCACACGACATGGATATCCAGCAAGCCAGCTCGCTCGCCTCGAGCGCCGTCACCGCCGCCATCCCGCTCATGTTCGCGGGCGTGGGCGAACTCGTCACCGAGAAGTCGGGCGTCCTCAACCTCGGCGTGGAAGGGATGATGCTGATGGGCGCCGTGACGGGCTACGCGGTCACGACCATCACCGGCAATCCGTGGCTCGGCCTAGTGGCGGGCATGGCCGCCGGCATTGCGATGTCGCTGCTGTTCGGCTTTCTCGTGCTCACCATGCTCGCCAACCAGGTGGCCACGGGGCTCTCGCTCACGATCTTCGGCGTCGGGCTTTCGGCGTATGTCGGCAAGCCGTACACCTCGGCCGCCACGTCGGCGACCATCGCGGCCTGGCCGGTTCCGGGGCTCTCGCAACTGCCAGTGGTCGGACAGGCGTTCTTCAGCCTCACGCCCGTCGATTACCTCGCGTTCATCATGTTCGCCGTGGTTGGCTGGTTCCTCTATCGCACGCGCGCCGGACTCGTGCTGCGCTCGGTGGGCGAGTCGCCGCAGGTCGCGCATTCGGTGGGCTTTCCCGTCATTGGCGTGCGCTATGGCGCGACGGCCTTCGGCGGCGCCATGGCCGGGCTCGCAGGCAGCTACTACTCCGTGGTGCAGCTGCATTTGTGGCAGGAGCAAATCACGGCGGGGCGCGGCTGGATTGCGCTCGCACTCGTCGTGTTCGCGACGTGGCGTCCCGGGCGTCTCTTGATCGGCGCGCTGCTCTTTGGCGCGGTCACGGGCGCGCAGTTTTACGCGCAGGCCGTGGGCGTGCCGGTGCCCACGCAGTTCCTCGCCATGCTGCCGTACGTCGCGACGATCGTCGTGCTCGTGCTCATTTCGCGCAACCCGAACACGATCCGCCTGAACGCGCCGGCTTCGCTCGGCAAGCCGTTCTTTGGGGCCGCCTAGGTGGGGCCGCCTAGGTGGGGCCGCCTGGCAGGCAGTCGCAAAGCATGTGGTAGCAGTAGGGAATACTAAACAATACGCGTTGAATGCTCGCCGTTTTCCAATCCACGACAGGAGATCCACGATGAAAAAAACCATCCTGACCGCTTTCGCCGTTGCCGCCACCTGCGGCACGGCGGCGCTCGCGCCCGCGGCCCACGCCGCCGATGCGCCGGGCGTCGCGTTCGTCTATCTCGGCAATCCGGGCGATGCCGGCTGGACCTTCGCGCACGATCAGGGCTCGAAAGCCGCCGAGCAGAAGTTCGGCAACAAGATCAAGATCACGCGCGTGGAAAACGTGCCGGAATCGGCGGATTCGGAGCGCGTGTTCCGCGATCTCGCCAACAAGGGCAACAAGATCATCTTCGGCACGAGCTTCGGTTATCAGGACTTCCAGCTCAAGGTAGCGAAGGATTTTCCGGACACCGTGTTCCTCCACGCAACGGGCTACAAGAAGGCGCCGAACTTCGGCACCTATGACGTGCGCATGTATCAGGGCGCATATCTCGCGGGCGTAGCGGCAGGGTACGCCACGAAGACCAATACGCTCGGTTTCGTCGCCTCGGTGCCGATTCCCGAGGTCGTGCGCAATATCAACGCGTACACGCTCGGCGCGCGCTCGGTGAATCCGAAGGTGCATACCAAGGTCATCTGGATCAACAGCTGGTTCGATCCGGGCAAGGAAAAGCAGGCCGCTGAAACGCTGATCGGCCAGGGCGCCGACGTACTGCTGCAAAACACCGATTCGAGCGCGACGCTCGCGACGGCCGAAGAGAAGCATGTCCACGCGTTCGGCTGGGATTCGAAC
The Paraburkholderia acidiphila genome window above contains:
- a CDS encoding ABC transporter permease is translated as MDIQQASSLASSAVTAAIPLMFAGVGELVTEKSGVLNLGVEGMMLMGAVTGYAVTTITGNPWLGLVAGMAAGIAMSLLFGFLVLTMLANQVATGLSLTIFGVGLSAYVGKPYTSAATSATIAAWPVPGLSQLPVVGQAFFSLTPVDYLAFIMFAVVGWFLYRTRAGLVLRSVGESPQVAHSVGFPVIGVRYGATAFGGAMAGLAGSYYSVVQLHLWQEQITAGRGWIALALVVFATWRPGRLLIGALLFGAVTGAQFYAQAVGVPVPTQFLAMLPYVATIVVLVLISRNPNTIRLNAPASLGKPFFGAA
- a CDS encoding BMP family ABC transporter substrate-binding protein → MKKTILTAFAVAATCGTAALAPAAHAADAPGVAFVYLGNPGDAGWTFAHDQGSKAAEQKFGNKIKITRVENVPESADSERVFRDLANKGNKIIFGTSFGYQDFQLKVAKDFPDTVFLHATGYKKAPNFGTYDVRMYQGAYLAGVAAGYATKTNTLGFVASVPIPEVVRNINAYTLGARSVNPKVHTKVIWINSWFDPGKEKQAAETLIGQGADVLLQNTDSSATLATAEEKHVHAFGWDSNMKKFGPNAHLGSVEANWGVYYVAVIQQVLDGKWKNDPVWWGIPQKAVDLGDVNTSELSADAQKAVAAKRDQISSGKWDVFTGPIKDQTGAVKIPAGKTLTDPELQRLNWYVEGVDGSLPK